The DNA window AGGTCAGGATGATGATATGCGGAATGTGCATGATCGCCAGAACGGTAACGATCGCGCCGGCATCATAGTAGCGTGGATCGTACAGCAGGGACACAAGCCACACGCCAGCGGCGGAAAAGCCGGCGACAAGGACCATAAGACCACCGGTCATGGCCATACGCATCCGTCTCAGCGCCATAAAGTTTTCCACCGACTCATGTGGTGGCTTTTCACGGTAGATCGGGATCAGGATGCGTCTGTTCACCATGTGCCCGAGAAGTATTGGGAACGAGGCAAGAAAAAAGCCGATGCTATAGACACCGAATTGATCCAAGCTGAGATACTTCCCGAGGATCAACTTGTCGCTTTGTGACAAAACGAACCCACAAATTGTAGCAGGCAGGATCCACTTGCCGAAATTGATCAGTTCCTGCCTTGCCGCGCGTTCCCACCTGAATCGGTTCCCAGCACCCTCCAGAAAAAGAGCATAGAAAACGACAGAGAGCAGCGCGGAGATCGCAGGACCCATGACCAGGGCCCAGACCGACTTGTACCACCATGCCAGAACGATTGTAAAAAAGACCGTCAAGGATTGGACGCAAAGGTCAAGTATCGTGAGACGGCCCAGCTTCAGATGGCGTTGGGCGGTCTCCAGGCGTGTTGTCTTGAAGCCATCGATGAGAAGCGACAAGCCCGCCACTGGAAGCAAACCGACCAGCGCAGGCTCTCCGTAGAGCTGCGCCATAGGCCATGCCAGCGCTGCGGTCATGAGCCAGAGGCAAACCCCGCGTATGATCTGGATAGTCCAGGCCGTGTTCAGAAAATCGGGGTCGTCTCCACGACGCGACTGCATGATCGCCGGGCTTATCCCCATGTCCGAAAACTGACCAAGCCCGATAAGAACCACCATGACCAGAGCCATAAGACCAAAGGCTTCCGGAAACAGAAGACGTGTCAAAATAAGATTGCTTGCAAGCCGAATCAGCTGGCTCGTTCCGAAGCTTGCCACCGTCAACGACAGCGATCTGGCCGCGCGAGCTTCTAGGCTAGTACCATGTGAAAATTTTGACAAAAGCCTCATTTAGGAGGTGCAAGGTCTATGGTTGTCACGGCAACGTATTGGGCAATCAATCATTTAAGCTATCCGATAATGAAACTGGAACGCAGTTCTGTCGATGTAGCAAGCATCTTGCGTTCCGATCAAGCGTCTTGACGCCGTGGACCCTGCGCCACAAACTGCGATTCCCCAGCCGGATGACCGCCACGGCGCAACAATGCCGGGGAACGTGGTGAATTGTTACGCCATAGGGTGGATCTGACGGTGTTTTGGACAATTCCGCCCAATTCCGTTGCCAAACCTCCCTGAATAATGGCAGCTTACAGTCGATTGAAACAAGGTTTTGAACGTCGTCTTTTTTAAAGTACTTGGATTGCAATGCCGGGACGTGGCGCGGTTTCAGAGAAATGTGGAATGAGCGATAGAATCTGTTTGCTGGGATGCGGGTTTGTCGCGGATCTTTACATGCGGTCCCTCAGGGGCCATCCGGAAATCTCCGTTGTCGGGGTCTACGACAAGAACGAGACCAGGTTGAAGCAATTCTGCGACTACTGGAACCTGCCGGCGATGTCCTCGTTCGAGGCATTGTTGGATGCGGCATCCGGATCGCTGGTTCTAAACCTCACAAATCCGTCCGCGCATTATGATACGACTCTCGCCTGCCTAGAAGCCGGTCATCCGGTCTATTCCGAAAAGCCGCTGGCGATGTCCGTCGAAGATGCCAAGGCCCTTCACGCGCTGGCACACGAGAAGGGGCTGACACTCGCGTCCGCGCCGTGCTCGACCCTGGGCGAGGCGGCACAGACGCTGGGACATGCACTGCGCCGGGGTATTGCAGGCACGCCGCGCGTCATCTATGCCGAACTCGACGACGGATTCATCCCGCAGGCCGCCTATCACAAATGGATCTCGGAAAGCGGCGCACCCTGGCCCTTCGAGGATGAATTTCGCGTGGGATGCACGCTTGAACATGCCGGCTATTATCTCGGGTGGCTGATCTCATGGTTCGGGTCGGTGCGCACCGTGGTGGCGGCCTCGGCAGAGTGTTATCCTGAAAAGGAAGGCCAGGGACCATTTGCGCCGGACATGTCCACGGCCACGCTCTTTTTTGAGAATGGGCCAGTGACGCGCCTGACCTGTTCGATCCTTGCCCCGCACGATCACGCGATCCGGATCACGGGCGATACCGGCGTGCTGGCCTGCAAGGCGGCTTGGGACAACGCAGCGAAGGTGACGTTCGCCCGGCGGATGACAATCCGGCGGCGGCTGATGGAGCACCCGTTTCCGCGCCGTATCCGATTGCCGCAACCGACCCACCCCAAGGTCGCGCGCAAGGGCGCGGCAGCAATGAACTTCATGCTCGGTCCCGCCGAGGCTCTTGCTGCGATCCGCGAGGGGCGCGAGTGTCGGCTCGGCGGGGATTTTGCGCTGCACATGACCGAAGTGACACTCGCGATCCAGTCCGCGGGCAAGACAAGCGGCGCGCAAAGCATGACCACGCGGTGCGCCCCTATGGAGCCGATGCCATGGGCGATGTGACCCGGATACTGATCACCGGGGCAAGCGGCTTCATCGGCCAGGCGAGTGTCCGGGCCGCGCGGGCGCGCGGGCTCGAGGTCTTCGCGATCTACCGCAGCACACTGCCGCCCGACTGGGCCGCCGATGCAGGGATCACGCCGCTTCGGATCGACCTGTCGGACGATACCGCCCGAGCTTCTCTGGCCGATGCGCTGGACCATGTCGACGCAGTAATCCATGCCGCCGCGCATCTCGGTGGAGATGCTGATGCACATGACCGCGACACTGTGGCAGCGACGCAAATGCTTTTGACGGCACTGTCGGAAAAGCCGCGTCGCCTCGTTCATGTCAGTTCGATCGCCGTCTACGATCCGATGACGCTGCCGGATGGCGACACGGTGACCGAGGAGACAGCGCAGGACACTCCCGAGACCGCGCGCGACGCCTATACCGCTGGAAAGCTCCGGCAGGAGGAACTAGTCATTGCTGCGGGCCAACCGGCATGGCTTATGCGCCCCGGGGCAGTCTATGGCCCCGGTCGCACCTTTCATCCCTTGCTTGGCTTCTGGGTATCAAAGCTCTTCGTCTGCATCGATGGCGGGGGAGAATTGCCGCACACCCATGTCGATCACACGGCCAAAGCTCTGGTCGCGGCGGCTTGCACGGATCCGGGCGGGGTGCGCGCGCTCAATGTGCTGGATGATGATCGCCCGACGCGCATCCGTTTCGTGCGAACGCATCGCCGGATTGCCGGTTGGCCACACCTTGTGCTGCCTCTTCCCTATCGTATCTGGCTGATGACAACCCGGCTGCTGCGCCCCCTGGCACCGCGCCTGCCCGGTTTGCTGCAAGAGCCGATCCTGCGCGCCCGGCTCATGCCGTTGCAGTGGCCCAACACGGCGCTGCGAAGCGCACTCGGCGGGGAGGATCAGGCCGACTTCGCCGGAATGCTGCAAGCTTCTATCAGTAAGACCGAGACATGAACCGTACCAAACTCGCCTATCTGACCGGAGAATACCCGCGCGCGTCGGATACGTTCATCCAACGCGAAATCGCCGCACTGCGCGAGCTCGGCCACGACGTTTTGACCTGCTCCGTTCGCACGACGGGCGCGGAACATCTGGTCGGGCCGGAACAACGGGACGAACACGCGCGCACTTTCAAGCTTCTTGACGCCTGCAAGAAACCGCTGACCGTCTTGCGCGCGCATCTTCACTGGCTGCGGCGGCCCGCCCGATATCTTTCGGCGCTTGCACTGGCTTGGCGGGCGGCCCCGGCGGGGCTCAAGGGCCGGACTTACAACCTTATCTACTTCATCGAGGCGGGCGTTCTCGCGCGGCGTCTGGCGGAGCAGAACGTCGCGCATCTGCACAATCACATCGCCAAGTCCTCCTGCACGGTGGCGATGCTGGCGTCAAAGCTGTCCGGCATCCCCTACAGCTTTACCATTCACGGGCCCGACATCTTCTTCGATCCGATCCACTGGCGCATCGACAAGAAGGCGGAGCACGCACGCTTTGTTGCCTGTATCTCGGAATTCTGCCGCAGCCAGCTCATGTGCTTCGCAGACGCGGCGCACTGGAACAAGTTCCACATTGTGCATTGTGGCATCGAGCCCGACCGCTATCGCCCCGCACCGCACGAGGGCCAGAGACTCTTGTTCGTGGGACGGCTCGCGGGTGTGAAAGGTGTGCCGGTTCTGCTGGAAGCCCTGGCCGGGCTGTCAGACCGTCCGGACTGGCATCTGGACCTGATCGGAGACGGACCGGAACGCGAGGTCATCGAAGCACGGGCAAAAGCGCTGAACCTGTCGGACCGTGTCGCGTTCCAAGGCTATCGCAGCCAGGCGGACGTGGCCGAAGCGCTTGGCCGTACGGACCTGTTCGTGCTGCCCAGCTTTGCCGAGGGCCTTCCGGTCGTCCTTATGGAGGCCCTTGCCGCAGCCGTTCCGGTCGTCACGACGCGTATCGCGGGCGTGTCGGAACTGGTCGAGGATGGCGAAAGCGGCCTTCTGGTTCCG is part of the Roseovarius sp. THAF9 genome and encodes:
- a CDS encoding Gfo/Idh/MocA family protein encodes the protein MSDRICLLGCGFVADLYMRSLRGHPEISVVGVYDKNETRLKQFCDYWNLPAMSSFEALLDAASGSLVLNLTNPSAHYDTTLACLEAGHPVYSEKPLAMSVEDAKALHALAHEKGLTLASAPCSTLGEAAQTLGHALRRGIAGTPRVIYAELDDGFIPQAAYHKWISESGAPWPFEDEFRVGCTLEHAGYYLGWLISWFGSVRTVVAASAECYPEKEGQGPFAPDMSTATLFFENGPVTRLTCSILAPHDHAIRITGDTGVLACKAAWDNAAKVTFARRMTIRRRLMEHPFPRRIRLPQPTHPKVARKGAAAMNFMLGPAEALAAIREGRECRLGGDFALHMTEVTLAIQSAGKTSGAQSMTTRCAPMEPMPWAM
- a CDS encoding oligosaccharide flippase family protein, producing the protein MRLLSKFSHGTSLEARAARSLSLTVASFGTSQLIRLASNLILTRLLFPEAFGLMALVMVVLIGLGQFSDMGISPAIMQSRRGDDPDFLNTAWTIQIIRGVCLWLMTAALAWPMAQLYGEPALVGLLPVAGLSLLIDGFKTTRLETAQRHLKLGRLTILDLCVQSLTVFFTIVLAWWYKSVWALVMGPAISALLSVVFYALFLEGAGNRFRWERAARQELINFGKWILPATICGFVLSQSDKLILGKYLSLDQFGVYSIGFFLASFPILLGHMVNRRILIPIYREKPPHESVENFMALRRMRMAMTGGLMVLVAGFSAAGVWLVSLLYDPRYYDAGAIVTVLAIMHIPHIIILTYDQAAVATGDTRRFFIMAFAKAMFMVAGLIVGVEYAGLLGALIGQGAAMVATYPVVVWLARRIGAWDPLHDILFVGIALLITASCFWLNWAAILDLWHEYQI
- a CDS encoding NAD(P)-dependent oxidoreductase produces the protein MGDVTRILITGASGFIGQASVRAARARGLEVFAIYRSTLPPDWAADAGITPLRIDLSDDTARASLADALDHVDAVIHAAAHLGGDADAHDRDTVAATQMLLTALSEKPRRLVHVSSIAVYDPMTLPDGDTVTEETAQDTPETARDAYTAGKLRQEELVIAAGQPAWLMRPGAVYGPGRTFHPLLGFWVSKLFVCIDGGGELPHTHVDHTAKALVAAACTDPGGVRALNVLDDDRPTRIRFVRTHRRIAGWPHLVLPLPYRIWLMTTRLLRPLAPRLPGLLQEPILRARLMPLQWPNTALRSALGGEDQADFAGMLQASISKTET
- a CDS encoding glycosyltransferase, whose amino-acid sequence is MNRTKLAYLTGEYPRASDTFIQREIAALRELGHDVLTCSVRTTGAEHLVGPEQRDEHARTFKLLDACKKPLTVLRAHLHWLRRPARYLSALALAWRAAPAGLKGRTYNLIYFIEAGVLARRLAEQNVAHLHNHIAKSSCTVAMLASKLSGIPYSFTIHGPDIFFDPIHWRIDKKAEHARFVACISEFCRSQLMCFADAAHWNKFHIVHCGIEPDRYRPAPHEGQRLLFVGRLAGVKGVPVLLEALAGLSDRPDWHLDLIGDGPEREVIEARAKALNLSDRVAFQGYRSQADVAEALGRTDLFVLPSFAEGLPVVLMEALAAAVPVVTTRIAGVSELVEDGESGLLVPPGDVEALRRAITKLLDDPDRRKRMGEAGRVKVAEAFDIRHEAAWLSALIEGYAADSPPATKRPGDGGDAP